TTCTACTTATTTCAAGTTTGCTTTTATTCTGTAAGTTTTACTATTTCCTTAGCTTTAGTCCTCATGTTGTGTTCCCATCACTTTATCTATGATTTGTTCACCACATGCACCaggttttgtttgttttattggATACTAGACTGTCTCTTGCCATACATTTTGCCAGATTATCATAGATAAATAAACCTTTAATGGCAGTTTCATGGTTTGAGTAGAGATCTTTATGCATGCATTGAACTTACAAGTAGGTGTATTGACATAGTTTCGCGTTGAAATCCAGGGTAAATACGCAAAGGTTGAAGTAAAAGATGAGGAAGATGGATTAGATGAAGAGGAGGAAGAGCATGGTGATACCCTCTGCGGGGCATGTGGCGAGAACTATGCTTCAGATGAATTCTGGATTTGTTGCGACTTATGTGAGAGGTGGTTCCATGGGAATTGTGTGAAGATCACACCTGCGAAGGCTGAGCATATAAAGCAGTACAAATGTCCATCATGCAGCAACAAGAGGCCACGCCCTTGACATCCTGTTGAATTCCACCGTTATATTTGTCTCATGTAGGACTCAGCATACTGTCACATTACGTACATCAACATATGGCATGTTCATCCAAATCTGGTTGTTGCTCTTTGTTTTTTGGATAATGTACTAGATAAAATTGCTAGGGTACTCCTCCATTTGACTCTAATTGGAGGAGGTAGGGATATTCTTGTAGCTAGGAAAGAATCTTTCTGTGATTAATGCTAACTTGTGTAAAATTTAGCTGTTGAACCCTgatgtttgattttgaaaaattgtgttAATCTTGCTGGTATGAATCGATTGTGTGGTTACAGCTTGTGATGTAGTTGACTAGCATAGAATAATAGGTAACGTAAAATAAAGATGAGGAGGATGAGTTTGAGCGTGAGATGCGAAAGGTGCTAGTATTGGTTCCTTAGCATCATATATATCTTTCTTTTATCTCTATCAActacttaattatattaaatgtatCGTCCATTTAAAATTGTTGTGTAATATTATAATCTACCTTGAGTTGTTCAGAAGAACCTCTCTTGTTGGTATAGAGTCATTTACATACCATCTAAACAGGAGCTATGGACCCCATAAGAATATGATAAAGCAAAAGGAGAGAGGTCTCTCTCCTATAACAATCTGTTTACTTTGAAAACTACTTATCACAGGATATCTGTCTCAACAAAACTAACATACCAATAGATTTGAATAAAGATTTACAGTTAGTCGGTCCCTTATTTTGATTATAAAGTATGTGATAACTTAGAAAAGACAAGCTCAGTCGGTTGTtgtctcaaatttttaaaaatacaattttaacaTAGAAATGGTTTTATTATTtcactaaacaattttgaacatatattattatattatttttcgaTCAAAACCAGGTTTTATAAAACAAGTGTATTCAGACACTAATCGTTGCACGACAcgtgttaatttaatttaaaatatttatttattcatttttagttttttccttatttctctctctttcttatttttttgatttattttaattttaattttaaatttcacttCATATTCCACCTCCCACTTCATTCCgctattttctttcttttttcttcacctccCCACTCTCATCCAATCCCCCCATGTCAAGTTGAACTCCacttccattttctttttttccttttttcttcttctccggacaattttttttataaaattcttactatatttttaaactttattgaattattgataacaaaattaattatttttctaaaataatttaaaattatgaatgtaTCATCAActactacttttcatataacttcaaaattaaaaatgacaatttaaaaagaatcaatgaatttctcaaaaattgaaagaacttaattgaaatcgaataaaaaactatatgataTTTCCTGATCTTCTTGAAATCTAATGGgtttattaaattattcaaaatgtaagaaaatatttagataaattttaaaattaaagagtgtAGAACTAATATAGTAAAAAAGGAAGGTGAATTGTGGTAAAAATGATGACTTTGAAAGTGAGAAGCTTCAATGGAAAtgacaatgaatttttgaagaaggaaaagaaagagaaaatagaagggaaaaaaagttaaaataataagaaaatatagtttataataaaatatttataaaaataaaactatattagttattttagatTGTTTACTCTCTTTTGAGAGATTGCACACTACTATCTATGTTGGGTGGACAAAAAATGATGTAAGAATATCTCTTGAAAATTATCTAATAGAGTAATAAAACGattacaaagttaaaatgtcttTTTGAACATTAGAGACAACTTCAATGATGACTTTATGTTTATTCTCAACGATTAATTATTAGTACTGAAATAATTTATATCTACTTTTGGGTGGAATTGTAAGCATGACAAAATTattcctttaaaaaaaatttatacatcaatTTTCATTTCGATGTATATTCACATTATTTTTAGTACTGTATATAATATCCACAATTTTTGCTACtcgttatttttataaaaaattcttgatacttttctaataataaaattactctAACGTAAATATAATCttcatttatgaatttatttgacTATTTCTTATGTTTGTTTACATACTGAATTACATATCTTACGATTAAGAGTGTCGTGTGCTTAAATGAAATgatacaaataataaatcatcttTTACTTTGAACTATTTAAGAcgtaagttttatttttaaaacacaCAGTATAATCCTGAGAATGCGCGCACACAAAATATTGAagctaatattattatttttgtttgaatagAATAAAGCAAAAGAGTGAATAAAAAACAACTCGTCTCTAGTATTTAAACCAAATGAGTAGCTCCCTGAACACAAATAACATAAAGCATATGCTGAAATAGGTTATGACTCATTATGCTAATAGAAATATGATGCAAAGGAAAATCACAACAGCAAGAACAGATCTTCTATTATTACCAGGAATCACACGATTCTCAGTACATGACAACAACTAACCATGTACAAAATCAAACACATTTACAGAAGAgcacaaaaacataacaatataTTCCTTGACAACTGCTTGCACAAACATATACTGGTTCAGCACAATCGCTATGGCCATACAGAGACATTTAGGCAGAGCACGTCACTCCTTTGTCTCCTGCACCACTCACAAGCTCTTTCATGTTCAATTCAAACTTGCACCTGCGTTTGGGTGGTCACATTCAAAATTCGTCGTTCCCATAAATACCAAAGTTTCCACCACTACCTCAGTCTGATTGTTTCATTAGGTAGTATCACATTTGGATTCCGAATATGTGGATTTAGTGCTGCTATATCCTTCCATTTAGTGCCTGTACCATGTACCCTAGAAGATATGCTCCATAGTGTATCACCAGGCTGCACAGTGGTTGTTGCTGATGAAGCAGCTTCCTTTGAAGATTTATTAGCAGCCTTTGACTTCATAAATggatgtttatttttctttcccatTCCATTAGCAACCAACCAACGAGAGCCTGACTGTTCTTGAGTTGTGGAACCCCATAATTTCTTTTTACCTTGTTCACTCTTCAGACCTGCAACATGCACTTCGGTTATTTTGTACTGTGCGATTGGCTCATCCTGGggtattttctcttctttgatGTCCACATTTGAGTCATTTTTGGGAGGTGCAGATTCATCGTCATCATCTTCATTGTTGTTTCTAACCTCAGAAACTGTGCTGTATATCTTAGGTTTAGGTGGTACAAACACTCTCTCTACCTGGACAAGAGCAAGCATAGGTGTACCAACTGGCTCATAATTCCGCAAGGGATCACGGAGCTGCACCATTAGTGCCACTGTAAAGTTGTTTCCCAGCAAACCACATTTCCTACCCTTTCCGCGTCTCTTCTCTCCCTTTGACCTGTCCTGAAACAAGTCTGTGCTGATAGCATGATGAGCTGCCAGCAGTTTGGAGGTTCGCTCGCTAATCTCATCTTCATCGTCAATCTCTCCCGAGTCCAACCTCATCCATTCATCAAGGGTCAGAGATAAGCCCATAAGCCCATCAACGTCATCACCATTGTCTTTAATGTCCAGAAGCTTCAATCCACCTGCCCCTTCCAGACCTACTGCTCCACCCAAATTGACCTTCTGTCCCTCAAAGGCCGAAAAATTGCCGATAGATTGAGCACTGATGTTTGAAGGTGCATCCTCATCTGACATGCCTGTCTGTATTCTCAAACCCTCAATTGAAAGGGCTTCAATTTTATCCATTGCCAAAGGAGCAAGATCTTCCAAGGATACATATTCGGTGCCCATGTGAGTGGTAGAACTTGTTTCCAACTTACTGGACGTTGGTCCATGCGATTTTGCCTTTTTACTTTGAACGCTTTCCAAATTTTGCCCAAATTCAAACTCATGTTCGAATAAATTTTGTCTGCAGAGCAATTTCATAAAAGAAATAAGTAGGTGcaagtatatgtatattagCAGTAAGGGAACAGCAACCCAACTCTAAAACGCAACATGTAAACAGAACAACAAACCTTTCAGGTCCTTCTAAACTCGGTGCATTTTCCCAGGCTATTTGTTCCACCGTCTTCCCAGTTATATCTTCCAAAGGCATTAATTTACTTGCCTGCATCGAGAGCTTTTCTATTCCAATGGAGGCCAAGTGCTGCAGTATGTCCATTATACCAGACCCCATTTCTGCAGGCACCACCAATGGACTGGATACCTGCATTATTAAACTCCCTCCACTCTTAGCATCATTGAAAATTGCAGGATTCATTGACCTTAAGAATCCTCCATTTTTAGTTTGTAGCAAATTTCCAAGGCCTTCTCCAAGAGGAGGCAATTGGTAAGGGTCTTCTAGAGGCATATCAATTGGGCTTCCAAAACCACAAGAGCTTTTTGGAGGAGAACATTCAAATGACTTCTCATTCAAGCCCCATTCACGCATCAAAGCCTCTGTCTCCAAGTCCTCCAACATGGAAGCTCTTGTTTTGTTACTTGTTTCCTCAATTGCTATCTTGGGTTTCTCCTCATACAATTGTGCAGAAGATGAGTAACCGAAATTCTCAGAGATGTTCCTCCATTGAGATACACTTGGAGCATCAATGGCAAATTCTTCAATGTCCATATCAAGGTTAAACAAAGAACACCCACCAGCTAGAATGTCCTTCTCAAATTGCCTCAATAATCGTTCTCGTGGGGAATCAGGCTCGCTCTCAGAACTTGGGCCAAATTGACTATGCTCAATCCCTAGCATATCCAGGAAATCACTAGCCACGGATTCAGTAACGTAATCCATGCTGAGGGATTTTCCCTTCTTAAGCTCTTTATAGTTCTCTTTAGCGTCCAAGTAACCATCATTCTTTATAACTTCATTCTCATGTTCCCGAGAGTATAATCCCTCGTTTTCCAAGTCAGAGAAACTGTTTAATGCAGACTCCAATTCTCTCATAATTAATTCTTTTGCTGACTCATCTGTCTCAAAATTGTTGGCACTCACTGCAAGGTCTTCATTCTCACTGTCAAGAACCTCGGCCAATAGTACAGGCTGGGCCGCCTCTTCAATGGGCATCTTCAAGGTACTATCAGGTACAAGTGTTTCTGTCACAGCATCATCAACAGATTCCACAAAATCGTCTTCTTTTCCCTCCAGTTCCTTCAAGGAATGTTCTATGCCTTGCTCTATAACagaaaaatcaccaatttcACACTCATTTTCAACATTTCCCTTCACAGGATctaataacaaggccaattctGGTTTGAGGTTATCAACAGTATGAGAAAACACATCAATCTCTGGTTTGAACTCAAATGGAGCTTCCAACTTCGCTTCCTCAAACTTCTGATACAGCACTTCTACAGATTTGTAGAGGTCAGAACTCGGCAGCGGTAAAATCTCATGAAGATCTTTTACATCTTCTGCAGACTGCGGTGAATAAGAAGACCAAGCAGGAAGGCTTCCAGCTCGCCTTATTATGCTCAGCTCATGACTTCTCTCGGATTGTGCAAGAAGCTTTGCAGCACCACTGTTCTGCCCCCCAAGAACGTTCCTATTGCTAGGAAGTGTGCCAGATGTGTTCCCATTTCCCACTATATGATACCCAAAACTAACATTCATGGTAGCCCCTTTAGCCTTACCTGACAATTTGAAACTAGTCGTCCACCTACCTGAGCTTCTCTCATCCTCCAATTCTTCTAGTGTAAGAGGAAGCAACCTGGTAAGGTCAACCCGATGCTTCCCCAAGTCAAGTTCAGGAGTAGCGTAAACTGAAGCATACAACAAACAATGTTTTGGCTCATACTTAGCTGAATGATGAGGACCATTCCTACTGCCATATATAGAACATGTATAgctcaaatcttcctcaaagtgAGCTACACCTTGAGAAACCAACACAGGACATGTCATCAACTCAGCATGTCGCCTCCTCCAATGCACGACAAGACTAAGGTCATTAAAAAATGCAGGTATCCCTTCAATGCAATGGACTTGAAGCGAAAAAGAGCAATTGAACCTTTGATTTTTAACATGAGTTAATGACTTTAAGCTCTTCCAACTCCACATGGACTTGTTATTACTATCCTTGTCTAATAAATCTCTAGCACTGTCTTTGTTCTTAGACTTGGGCTCCGGTAAACGTGCTTTCCCAATAGACTTAGAACGACTACTGGCCGTAGACATCAAAAGCCTAGGTTGGGTTTTATCCAAATATAGGGCTTTACTTATAGTTTCAATATCATTCAACAACTTGCCATTTCCAGGAATTTTTTTCCTAGAATCCATTCTTCTCtacgaaaaaaaaaaattaacacaattCAAAAATTACCACAATCCAAaatcaaatcttgaaaatacaattaaacAATAGAGATTAGAAGAAAGTCTTTCGTTCACCGACCCGGATCAGATTAGTTCAATTGCGTCTGAATCAAAATtagataataaaaaatactaaagcTAAGAAAAAAAGTTGGTCAAAATAATTGAGCAACTTCTTACCAGAGGAGTAAGCGATGCTCAAGAGGACTCCTTcttcccctctctctctctctctttcaaaattataaaattatacgaTACGACTGGAAGAGGGGAAGAGTATTTGTCACACTCACTCCTCTAcctatgaatatatatttacacTACCAATACTTTAGTTTCTATATTTCGTATTTAGCCCCATATGTTATACACTCAACactaccttttcttttttttttttttgtctatcaTCAATCGActcgattttttatttttaaatatgttaatccaataataaattaataagatataattgatttatcaataagaaaatattcgTAAAGTATTATATGTCTTCTCACTCCTCTAAATGTTTTGATATAGTGAAACAAGAAATATAACGAGAAATTGCATCAATAAGACAAAATATAGCACAAAGACTATAATTATATGTTACCACCAAAATAtagtatgtatttttttttgtttatcaaatTACAGACCTTTACAAACTTGCAAATGCTACGACCTACAATTACAAACtacaactaaaataaaatagttcaaCGAGATGAagactaaaactaaaactaacaTCAAATTAGCTACAATTGTGAACTCCTTACTTTAATCTTTAAGTTTTGAGTTAACTGTCTAAGCTAGTAAAGCGGTCCAGTGTGAAGTTGGTAGAATACTAACAATTTGATATAGTTATAGtgtctaattatatattaaatcattaatatttaataattagaaatggtaaaataacaaattattattgTCTTATTGGGTTAACGatttacccaataacccaataatagAAACTAATATCCAACCAATaatccaataatttttttataaacccATTAAAAACTCAATAACCGAATAACAATAACCTaatagagctgtcaatatgggctacCCCACCCCATCCGGACTAACCAATACAGGCTTCGACATTTTATGGGTCAGGCCGACTAGCCCATTTTTTGTGTGGGCCAGAAAATAGTCAGcccaacccacaagtacgtggACTACAGGCTTGTTGGGACAgctcactttttaaaaaattatattatttttagaattattaaattttattataaattataatttaaaaatattatcacaaatatcgacaaaacaatattatatgatgttaatgttactactttttaatcaaatccacaaataaaattatttttatagtatttattaaatttttttcaagtaaaagtataaatatctaaataaaaataccataattatttttttgagtatGGActcctttaattttaaattttaatattatattatattttaaaattaattttcctaCCAATATATCTGAAGCCCCACAAATCAGCAAATTTATTCAGGCCGGGCGAAAAAGCCTTTTTCTCAAATGGGCTCGAAAATCGTAGTCCAACCCTATTAAATCTCGAGTTATGTCCGGCCGACCCAACAtgcctagcccatattgacggctctataacctaataacatttttttcaattcgATTTATCTATCAATTCAATTTTTGCATACCCCTACTTTTGCCCATAAATTATCCTAATTATACATgcttaaaattatatcatacttattacatacattttaaactttattagtTAAATCATGGTTTCGCCTAACGCTCGAGTTAATTCCTCAAATGGTCACTCAAGTTAAGGAAATTGCCTTAAAATATCATTCATGTTTTATTTAGGACTAAAATATCACCCAACTATCACactattttcctcaaaatatacTTCACAACACAAAAGCATCATTCTCTCCTAGTTGACATGAcatgtcattattattattttttaataatagaccaatttaattcattaaactcatttaactcaaaaaagatcatattgtttttaactttttgaattaacttattaagaataaattttcatacttaaaatcttttatcataattaaacttttattttttttatgttatgcaaAACGTACTATAATCtcatcaattttaaatactaataaacacatagatttcaaaaatattgatatacaaatcaCTCATGAACGCTAATTTActtcaattaattataaatggtataataaatcaataatattaaagatcgattaattattaaaaaataattacttggGTGCTTTGAAATCCATATATACttacaatatctttttttttaaagaaaatagtaagtgaataatatttatagaaaataaaattttgatctttatttattagtatatcaatctcatataatatgtatactatcgaattaaattagtaaattcaattaattagtagttcatttattgatgtttaattgtatgaaaagttataatataatataaaataatataatataatataataaaatatagaataaaagaataaaaataaaaataaaattaaaaaaaaagttaatttataatttttttcttaccaATTTTTTGTCAACCTTAAAACTTtatctaaataattttattaaaaaattgtttaaaatttataaataatttagttaggaattttaaaattatcaggTAATAATTTCACACAGAGATTTTCTCATTGAATTTTGTTTGGtgataatatataaagttactagactttttaaattactttttcatataatcttcataaattcttatgtaatttatatatttattttgtagagacataagtttgatgaattaaataggtctactatttttttaaatgattatttaatgACAGGGCATATCAACTAGAATTTAAGGAGATTTTTGAGGTATTTAGTATTTCTAAtggacaaaaaatataatatcattcactttttttaaaaaataaaaataaaataacaacatCGGAAGCATGAATTGCAAAATATACAATgggaaggtgatagcctatgcttctaggcaacttaggttacatgagagaaactatccaagtcatgaccttgagttagcgcCGTGTTTTtcgccttgaaaatatggaggcattacttgtatggtgttcatgttgatgttcttaccaaccataagagtcttcaatatgtgtttacctaaaaggagttgaatctccggcAAAGAAGGTGGCtagaattgttgaaatattatgacatgagtgtcatATATCATCTCGGCAAGGCTAATGTCGTTGTGAATGCCGTATGTCGTATGGCTATGGGTAGTGTAATCCACATTGATTAAACCAAGAAAGATCTAGTGAAGGATGTACGTAGGTTGGTTAGGTTGGAAGATTCTTCaaatggtggtttcatggtgCATAATAACTCCGAATCATAATTGGTaattgaggtgaagtccaaacaacgccttgataaatcattgatggagttcaTGGAAATGGTCCTCGGCAAGCTTAATGAGGCATTTTCCCTAGGGGGATGGTATTTTAAGGTTCCAAGGgagattgtgtgttcccaacGTAGATGGGTTGAGGTACCGGATCCTTGAAGAAGCACATAGGTCCCACTACTCCATTAATCCAAattcgacaaaaatgtaccattaCCTTAGGGAAATTTATTGGTAGGTAAGTACGAAggaggacatagcggagtttgtcgctaagtgtcTGAATTTCCAACAAGTAAAAGCCGAACATCAAAAGAAGGATGGCTTGatacaagaaatccaagttcctacttggaagtgggaagacatcaatatggattttgtagtaggtttacctcggactcaaaagcaatatgactctatattgtggataggttgaccaagtccgctcactttattcccatcaagtctacttattcggcggaagattatgctaggatcttcatagatgagattgtatgtcaccatggtattccgttatacatcatatcagatcgaggggcacaattcacatctaggttttggaggtcattacaaaaagggttgggtactaaggtgaagttgagtatctcttttcttcctcaaacggatggtcaagcggaactttgtattattgatttccaAGGAAATTGGGTTAAGCATTTGCCTTTGATGGAGTTTACCTATAATAATTGTTttaattcatccatttccaCGACTCcgtatgaagccttgtatggtaggagatgtaggtatcctattggatggtttgaagtgggagaTCCTTTGCTTCTTGGTCCCAATTTGGTTTATAAGACTTTGTAgatagttcatatcataaggaaccggttgcaaatgacctatagtcggcaaaagtcttatgcgaTCATAGAAaaaagggatttggagtttttgaataaggtgataaggtgtatttaaaaatttcaccaatcaaaggggtggttagatttggaaagaaagggaagttgagtcctcgttatgtgggtccctatgaaatcttgcaaagagttggtaaggttgcctatgaattgaaacttcctagagaattggcttcggttcatccggttttccatgtttccatgatTAAAAAGTGTATTAGTGATCCCGAGTCTactcttcctattgagggtattggtgtcaaggataacctcttCCATGATTAAAGTATGTTGAGGTCAAGTTGGTGTAAGGGTAGTTATTAGGTGTTATGATGATTCGTGGTCAAAAGTTCCAGTTATAACTCCCGAAGGACCAACCAAtggcccttgaggaggatcctAGCATGAAGGAGGCAACACTGCCTGCATAGTGTGCAACCATGGCACTCAAACGATGGctcgtgtgtggatcgacgggaCGTCGATACCAACCTTCGTC
This DNA window, taken from Solanum lycopersicum chromosome 5, SLM_r2.1, encodes the following:
- the LOC101248011 gene encoding protein PLASTID MOVEMENT IMPAIRED 1-RELATED 1 — protein: MDSRKKIPGNGKLLNDIETISKALYLDKTQPRLLMSTASSRSKSIGKARLPEPKSKNKDSARDLLDKDSNNKSMWSWKSLKSLTHVKNQRFNCSFSLQVHCIEGIPAFFNDLSLVVHWRRRHAELMTCPVLVSQGVAHFEEDLSYTCSIYGSRNGPHHSAKYEPKHCLLYASVYATPELDLGKHRVDLTRLLPLTLEELEDERSSGRWTTSFKLSGKAKGATMNVSFGYHIVGNGNTSGTLPSNRNVLGGQNSGAAKLLAQSERSHELSIIRRAGSLPAWSSYSPQSAEDVKDLHEILPLPSSDLYKSVEVLYQKFEEAKLEAPFEFKPEIDVFSHTVDNLKPELALLLDPVKGNVENECEIGDFSVIEQGIEHSLKELEGKEDDFVESVDDAVTETLVPDSTLKMPIEEAAQPVLLAEVLDSENEDLAVSANNFETDESAKELIMRELESALNSFSDLENEGLYSREHENEVIKNDGYLDAKENYKELKKGKSLSMDYVTESVASDFLDMLGIEHSQFGPSSESEPDSPRERLLRQFEKDILAGGCSLFNLDMDIEEFAIDAPSVSQWRNISENFGYSSSAQLYEEKPKIAIEETSNKTRASMLEDLETEALMREWGLNEKSFECSPPKSSCGFGSPIDMPLEDPYQLPPLGEGLGNLLQTKNGGFLRSMNPAIFNDAKSGGSLIMQVSSPLVVPAEMGSGIMDILQHLASIGIEKLSMQASKLMPLEDITGKTVEQIAWENAPSLEGPERQNLFEHEFEFGQNLESVQSKKAKSHGPTSSKLETSSTTHMGTEYVSLEDLAPLAMDKIEALSIEGLRIQTGMSDEDAPSNISAQSIGNFSAFEGQKVNLGGAVGLEGAGGLKLLDIKDNGDDVDGLMGLSLTLDEWMRLDSGEIDDEDEISERTSKLLAAHHAISTDLFQDRSKGEKRRGKGRKCGLLGNNFTVALMVQLRDPLRNYEPVGTPMLALVQVERVFVPPKPKIYSTVSEVRNNNEDDDDESAPPKNDSNVDIKEEKIPQDEPIAQYKITEVHVAGLKSEQGKKKLWGSTTQEQSGSRWLVANGMGKKNKHPFMKSKAANKSSKEAASSATTTVQPGDTLWSISSRVHGTGTKWKDIAALNPHIRNPNVILPNETIRLR